A single region of the Barnesiella propionica genome encodes:
- a CDS encoding Crp/Fnr family transcriptional regulator: MESMFEILMQLPLFQGVSRNKISELIEKTKFHFLKYAPGEPIVRRGEECTHLKFLISGSVRSEMVNKNGKIKISEIIHSPNVLAPNHMFGKNTTYPADLYAVESTGIMQIDKATFIQIMQGESIFLINLLNILSRRSQKSLETFLSISSGEMKEKLAFWVLSFSQRKSTDIRIICRQKDLYSFFGVQRSVFINALNELKEAGIIDYNSKEIIILDRDRLREILQGEEEDIAEEGF; encoded by the coding sequence ATGGAAAGTATGTTTGAAATCCTTATGCAGCTTCCGCTTTTTCAGGGAGTAAGCCGTAACAAAATATCGGAATTAATTGAAAAAACCAAATTCCATTTTCTTAAATATGCTCCGGGAGAACCCATCGTACGGCGGGGAGAAGAATGTACCCACCTTAAATTCCTCATATCGGGAAGCGTACGTTCCGAAATGGTAAATAAAAACGGGAAAATAAAAATATCGGAGATCATACACTCACCTAACGTACTGGCTCCTAATCATATGTTCGGAAAGAACACGACCTATCCGGCCGATCTCTATGCCGTTGAGAGCACAGGTATTATGCAAATAGACAAAGCTACGTTCATACAGATTATGCAGGGAGAATCCATTTTCCTGATTAACCTGCTGAATATACTCTCCCGACGTTCACAAAAAAGCCTGGAAACCTTCCTCTCCATCTCATCGGGGGAAATGAAAGAAAAACTCGCTTTCTGGGTACTGAGTTTTTCCCAAAGAAAATCGACGGACATACGTATTATCTGCCGGCAAAAAGACCTATATTCTTTTTTCGGAGTGCAGCGTTCTGTCTTTATTAATGCTCTTAACGAATTAAAAGAAGCGGGTATTATAGATTACAATTCCAAAGAAATAATCATCCTTG
- a CDS encoding MarC family protein — protein MFEQLHFNFQETLSAFIILFAIIDITGLTPIIIDLKNKGNNIKAGKAAIYSLATFIAFLFMGNMILQLFHVDISSFAIAGSLVIFVMAIEMIFGVEIFRNDGPEGSATIVPIVFPLIAGAGSFTALLSLRAMYSLTNIIIALVLNIILIYVVIRNVHLLERLLGKGGVYVLRKFFGIILLAISVRMFLENLTKFLETL, from the coding sequence ATGTTCGAGCAATTACATTTCAATTTTCAGGAAACTCTTAGTGCATTTATTATTTTGTTTGCGATAATAGATATTACCGGGCTTACTCCTATTATTATCGACTTGAAAAACAAGGGAAACAATATTAAGGCCGGTAAAGCGGCTATTTATTCGCTGGCGACTTTTATTGCATTCCTGTTCATGGGAAATATGATCCTTCAATTATTCCACGTGGATATATCTTCATTTGCTATAGCCGGTTCTCTGGTTATATTCGTAATGGCTATAGAAATGATATTCGGTGTTGAGATATTTCGTAACGACGGTCCGGAAGGATCGGCTACGATCGTACCTATCGTATTTCCGTTAATTGCCGGAGCCGGATCTTTTACTGCATTATTGTCGTTGAGAGCTATGTACAGCTTAACCAATATTATAATCGCTCTCGTACTGAATATCATCCTGATTTATGTGGTTATCCGTAATGTGCATTTACTGGAACGGTTATTGGGAAAAGGGGGGGTATATGTATTACGTAAGTTTTTCGGTATTATCTTGTTGGCGATTTCGGTACGGATGTTCTTGGAAAACTTGACTAAATTCTTGGAAACCTTGTAA
- a CDS encoding glycogen debranching enzyme N-terminal domain-containing protein: MSYLKFDKSLMINLEQSLPKEILRTNKAGAYQCTTIVDCNTRKQHGLLVIPIPELDSDNHVLLSSLDETVIQHGASFNLGLHKYKGDCYSPNGHKYIREFNCEAVPQTMYRVGGVILTKEKVFISHENRILIKYTLLEAHSPTTLQFRPFLAFRNANALCQENYVLDQSYEEATNGISCCLYEGYPRLYMQFNKAVTFTPDPHWYKGIEYIKDQERGYPYQEDLYVPGYFEMSIKKGESIIFSAGVGEAKPRSFTRTYEEEIMNRTRRSSFFNCLKNSAEQLCIKERKGNYLLAGYPWFKVRARDEFIGLPGCTLAIDDIPAFEAVMKTAERALKRFMSEGHKDEMIQEIDSPDVLLWAIWTIQQYAKETGLENCLEKYGKLVSDILDYIIKDKHPNLFLHENSLLYSNGKDHVISWMNATVDGRPVTPRSGYLVEFNALWYNALYFAAALHQSVPGMEAKCDQWKKIGEEAGVSFVDMFLNDSGYLFDYVDGNFADWSVRPNMLWALALEYTPLDKKQRKTVLEVVTRELLTPKGIRTLSPKSYGYNPTYVGSEIERAYAYHQGPSRPWLMGAYAEAYLKVFGMSGVSFLERMLIGYEDEMSQGCIGSLSELYDGNPPFTGRGAISYAANVGEILRVLNLLKKYNI, translated from the coding sequence ATGAGTTATTTGAAGTTTGATAAGAGTTTGATGATAAATCTCGAGCAGTCGTTGCCCAAGGAGATTCTCCGAACCAATAAGGCAGGAGCATACCAGTGTACGACGATCGTGGATTGCAATACTCGCAAGCAGCATGGGCTTCTGGTAATACCGATTCCGGAACTGGACAGCGATAATCACGTTCTGCTCTCTTCTCTGGACGAAACGGTGATACAACACGGAGCCTCATTTAATCTCGGCTTGCATAAATATAAAGGAGATTGTTATAGCCCCAACGGGCATAAATATATCCGGGAGTTTAATTGTGAGGCAGTGCCGCAGACCATGTACAGGGTAGGAGGTGTTATCCTTACGAAAGAGAAAGTATTTATCTCTCATGAGAATCGTATTTTAATTAAATATACTTTGTTGGAGGCTCATTCTCCCACGACTTTGCAGTTCCGGCCTTTTCTGGCTTTCAGGAATGCGAATGCCTTGTGTCAGGAAAACTATGTGCTGGATCAAAGCTATGAAGAGGCGACTAACGGCATAAGTTGTTGTCTGTATGAAGGATATCCCCGGTTATATATGCAATTTAATAAAGCGGTGACATTCACTCCCGATCCTCATTGGTATAAGGGAATTGAGTATATCAAAGACCAGGAGAGAGGTTATCCTTATCAGGAAGATCTTTATGTTCCAGGATATTTCGAAATGTCCATAAAAAAAGGTGAAAGTATCATTTTCTCCGCCGGAGTAGGCGAGGCGAAACCCCGCTCGTTTACCCGTACTTATGAGGAGGAGATTATGAACAGGACACGTAGATCGAGCTTTTTTAATTGCCTGAAAAATTCGGCGGAACAATTATGTATCAAAGAACGGAAAGGTAATTACCTGTTGGCCGGCTATCCGTGGTTTAAAGTTCGTGCCCGGGATGAATTCATCGGTTTACCCGGATGTACATTGGCTATCGATGATATTCCTGCTTTCGAGGCAGTCATGAAAACCGCGGAACGGGCGTTGAAACGTTTTATGAGCGAAGGACACAAAGACGAAATGATACAGGAGATAGATTCTCCCGATGTATTATTATGGGCCATATGGACAATCCAGCAATATGCCAAAGAAACGGGGCTGGAAAATTGTCTTGAAAAATACGGTAAACTGGTTTCTGATATTCTGGACTATATTATTAAAGATAAACATCCGAACCTTTTTTTGCATGAGAACAGTTTGCTGTATTCAAATGGCAAGGATCATGTTATTTCATGGATGAATGCTACGGTGGACGGACGTCCTGTAACTCCTCGCAGCGGATATCTTGTAGAGTTTAACGCATTATGGTATAATGCTCTCTATTTTGCCGCGGCTCTGCATCAATCTGTTCCAGGAATGGAAGCTAAATGCGACCAGTGGAAGAAAATAGGGGAAGAGGCCGGTGTTTCTTTTGTAGATATGTTTCTGAATGATTCGGGTTATCTGTTCGATTATGTAGACGGTAATTTTGCCGACTGGAGCGTACGTCCTAATATGTTGTGGGCTTTAGCTCTTGAATATACACCTCTGGATAAAAAGCAGAGAAAGACGGTTCTCGAAGTCGTTACCAGAGAACTGCTCACCCCTAAGGGTATACGTACGTTAAGCCCTAAAAGTTATGGTTATAACCCTACATACGTAGGTTCGGAAATCGAGCGTGCCTATGCATATCATCAGGGCCCTTCGCGTCCCTGGTTGATGGGAGCATACGCCGAAGCTTATTTGAAGGTTTTCGGAATGAGCGGTGTCTCTTTTCTGGAACGTATGCTTATCGGGTATGAAGACGAAATGTCGCAGGGATGTATAGGATCGTTATCCGAGTTATACGACGGTAATCCTCCTTTTACGGGACGCGGAGCCATCAGTTATGCTGCCAATGTAGGCGAAATATTGAGAGTACTGAATTTATTGAAGAAATATAATATCTGA
- a CDS encoding glycosyltransferase family 4 protein, whose translation MKALMFGWEFPPHILGGLGTASYGLTKGMAECGDMDITFVIPKPRGDEDKSFAHIVGAGNTPVAWRDVNWDYVQNRLGNVMDPQEYYDLRDHIYADFNYLRTNDLGCIEFSGRYPDNLLEEINNYSIVAGVIARTYPCDVIHSHDWLTYPAGIHAKQVTGKPLVIHVHATDFDRSRGNVNPVVYNIEKDGMDNADHIITVSNLTRQTVIEKYHIDPAKVTTVHNAVEPLSEEIKSIVVARNTRDKVVTFLGRITMQKGPEYFVEAAARVLEKTNNVRFVMAGSGDMMNKMIDLAAKRNISDRFHFTGFLKGKQVYEMLKASDVYIMPSVSEPFGISPLEAMQVGVPSIISKQSGCAEILTNVVKTDYWDIDAMADAVYSIITYPAMYNQMKEEGLKEVDEIKWVYAGKKVIDIYHRVIGY comes from the coding sequence ATGAAAGCATTAATGTTCGGGTGGGAATTTCCACCGCATATCCTCGGGGGATTGGGGACAGCCAGTTATGGCCTTACGAAAGGCATGGCGGAATGCGGAGATATGGATATTACATTCGTTATACCTAAACCACGCGGGGACGAGGATAAAAGTTTCGCGCATATTGTAGGAGCCGGAAATACTCCGGTCGCCTGGAGAGATGTGAATTGGGATTATGTACAGAACCGCCTGGGGAATGTCATGGATCCTCAGGAATATTACGATCTCAGAGACCATATTTATGCCGATTTTAATTATTTGCGTACCAACGATCTGGGATGTATAGAATTTTCGGGACGTTATCCCGATAACCTGCTGGAAGAGATAAATAATTATTCTATCGTGGCGGGGGTAATAGCGAGAACTTATCCATGCGATGTTATCCATTCGCACGACTGGCTGACTTATCCGGCCGGAATACATGCGAAACAGGTAACGGGCAAACCTCTGGTCATTCATGTACATGCTACCGACTTTGACCGCAGCCGGGGAAATGTAAATCCTGTAGTGTACAATATAGAAAAAGACGGTATGGATAATGCCGACCATATTATAACCGTGAGTAATCTGACCCGGCAAACGGTAATAGAGAAATATCATATCGATCCGGCTAAGGTAACTACCGTTCATAATGCCGTTGAGCCGTTGAGCGAGGAGATAAAATCTATTGTGGTAGCTCGTAATACCCGGGATAAAGTCGTAACTTTTCTGGGACGTATTACGATGCAGAAGGGACCTGAATATTTTGTGGAGGCTGCTGCACGGGTTTTGGAGAAGACAAATAACGTGCGTTTCGTTATGGCCGGCAGCGGGGACATGATGAACAAGATGATAGATCTCGCTGCTAAACGCAACATATCCGACCGTTTTCATTTTACGGGTTTCCTCAAAGGAAAGCAGGTATATGAGATGTTGAAGGCCAGTGACGTATATATCATGCCTTCAGTGTCGGAACCTTTCGGAATATCTCCGTTGGAAGCTATGCAAGTGGGAGTTCCCTCTATCATATCCAAACAGTCGGGTTGTGCCGAAATCCTTACCAATGTGGTGAAAACCGATTACTGGGATATCGATGCCATGGCCGATGCCGTATATTCTATTATTACTTATCCGGCAATGTATAACCAGATGAAAGAAGAGGGTTTAAAAGAGGTCGATGAGATAAAATGGGTATATGCCGGAAAGAAAGTCATCGACATTTATCACAGGGTGATAGGATATTAA
- a CDS encoding glycoside hydrolase family 57 protein, producing the protein MKTICFYFQIHQPFRLKRYRFFDIGNDHYYYDDFSNDDIITRIAHRSYLPANEALLEMIKSSNGRFKVAFSISGVALEQLEMYVPEFIDSMKELAKTGCVEFLSETYAHSLASLKDPEEFRLQVKAHDDKIESLFGQRPRVFRNTELIYSDDIASLIASMGFKGVITEGAKHILGWKSPNYVYHSASASKLKLLLKNYKISDDISFRFSNYEWSEYPLTADKFIGWIDQYPAEEQIVNLFMNYETLGELQSRETGIFEFMKALPRFAEEHGVGFCTPYEAISKLKSVGALSVPYPISWADEARDTSAWLGNRLQNEAFDKLYSIAERVRLCDDKRLKQDWNYLQASDHFYYMCTKHLSDGAVHSHYSPYETPYEAFTNYMNVLSDFIVRVEAQYPLSIENEELNALLTTIRNQAAEIEMLQKELKSARTEKLSKKTATKKDSAKKNELQKAENTKNVSAKKITKKND; encoded by the coding sequence ATGAAGACCATCTGTTTTTATTTTCAGATTCATCAACCATTCCGTTTGAAACGTTACCGGTTTTTCGATATAGGTAATGACCATTACTATTATGATGATTTCAGCAATGATGATATAATTACCCGCATAGCACATCGTTCTTATTTGCCTGCTAATGAAGCGTTGCTGGAAATGATTAAGAGTTCTAACGGCAGGTTTAAAGTTGCCTTCTCCATTTCGGGAGTCGCATTGGAACAATTGGAAATGTATGTCCCGGAATTTATTGACAGCATGAAAGAACTGGCGAAGACCGGTTGCGTGGAGTTTCTTTCCGAAACTTATGCACATTCTCTGGCTTCATTGAAAGACCCCGAAGAATTTCGTTTACAGGTAAAAGCCCATGATGATAAGATTGAGTCTTTGTTCGGACAGCGTCCCCGGGTATTCCGGAATACCGAGCTGATCTATTCCGACGATATCGCTTCCCTTATCGCGTCTATGGGATTCAAAGGCGTTATTACCGAAGGGGCCAAACATATATTGGGATGGAAGAGTCCTAATTATGTATATCATTCGGCATCGGCTTCCAAATTAAAATTGCTGTTGAAAAATTATAAGATAAGTGATGATATTTCGTTCCGTTTTTCTAATTATGAATGGAGCGAATATCCTCTTACCGCCGATAAGTTTATCGGCTGGATCGATCAATATCCTGCAGAGGAACAGATCGTAAATTTATTTATGAATTATGAAACGCTGGGAGAGCTTCAATCCCGGGAGACCGGTATATTTGAATTTATGAAAGCTTTGCCGCGTTTTGCTGAAGAGCATGGAGTGGGATTTTGTACTCCTTATGAGGCTATTTCGAAATTGAAATCGGTGGGAGCACTTTCTGTTCCGTATCCTATTTCCTGGGCCGACGAGGCTCGTGATACCAGCGCATGGCTCGGAAACCGTTTGCAAAACGAAGCTTTCGATAAATTATATTCGATTGCCGAAAGAGTAAGACTATGTGATGATAAGCGCTTAAAACAGGACTGGAATTACTTGCAAGCCAGCGATCACTTTTATTATATGTGTACCAAGCATCTTTCCGATGGTGCGGTGCACAGCCATTACAGCCCGTATGAAACACCCTATGAAGCGTTTACCAATTATATGAACGTATTGAGTGATTTCATTGTACGGGTAGAAGCCCAGTATCCGTTATCTATTGAAAATGAAGAGTTGAACGCATTGCTTACGACTATACGGAATCAAGCGGCTGAAATAGAGATGCTCCAAAAAGAATTGAAATCGGCACGTACGGAAAAGTTGAGTAAAAAAACAGCAACGAAAAAAGACTCTGCAAAAAAGAACGAATTGCAAAAAGCAGAGAATACAAAAAACGTATCTGCTAAGAAAATAACTAAAAAAAACGATTAA
- a CDS encoding nucleoside phosphorylase: protein MKHFPESEFIINQDGSVFHLHLLPEQLADKIILVGDPGRVNLVASFFDSRDFEVSSREFHTIGGTYKGKRLMCISHGIGTDNIDIVVNELDALANIDFKTRYEKPEFRQLTLVRIGTSGGLQPHVPIGTPVIARKSIGFDGVLNFYAGRNEVCDLDFERAFCDFVKWNPLWAAPYVIDSDAELVERIGCDDMVRGVTISANGFYGPQGRELRIPLADKDLNKKIEAFKYGGHVVTNYEMESSALAGLSKLMGHKAMTVCSIIANRVAKHANPNYKTAIGDLIVTVLDRI from the coding sequence ATGAAACATTTTCCGGAATCAGAATTTATTATCAATCAGGATGGTAGTGTATTTCATTTGCATTTGCTTCCCGAACAGTTGGCCGACAAGATTATCCTGGTAGGAGATCCGGGTCGGGTGAATTTAGTTGCTTCTTTTTTTGATTCTCGCGATTTTGAGGTATCAAGCCGTGAGTTTCACACAATAGGCGGAACCTATAAAGGAAAACGGCTGATGTGCATTTCGCACGGTATAGGCACAGATAATATAGATATTGTCGTTAATGAGCTGGATGCGTTAGCGAATATCGATTTTAAGACCCGGTATGAAAAGCCCGAATTCCGCCAGTTGACTTTGGTGCGTATCGGTACTTCCGGCGGCCTGCAACCCCATGTACCTATCGGTACGCCCGTTATAGCCCGGAAATCCATAGGCTTTGACGGTGTGCTTAATTTTTACGCTGGCCGTAATGAAGTATGCGACCTGGATTTTGAGAGAGCTTTTTGCGATTTTGTAAAGTGGAATCCGTTATGGGCTGCTCCTTATGTAATAGATTCGGATGCCGAACTCGTAGAACGTATAGGATGTGATGATATGGTAAGGGGTGTGACAATATCGGCGAACGGGTTTTATGGTCCTCAGGGCAGGGAGTTACGTATTCCGTTGGCTGATAAAGATCTGAATAAAAAAATAGAGGCTTTTAAATACGGCGGTCATGTAGTAACGAATTACGAAATGGAGAGTTCGGCGTTGGCAGGATTATCCAAGCTGATGGGGCATAAGGCTATGACGGTGTGCAGTATTATTGCGAACCGTGTTGCCAAGCATGCTAATCCTAATTATAAGACTGCGATCGGCGACCTTATTGTTACCGTATTGGACCGTATTTGA
- a CDS encoding VanZ family protein, producing the protein MNLSFLHRYLPTLIVLCAILYLSLAPAPIPDADKLHLFKGADKVVHFCMYGGLILVFCFDLYRQDPFNKYRTQQTIIACISAILLGGGIELLQGYMGMGRSADWYDFAANSAGAITGLLCSHYLIRRWLRKVKK; encoded by the coding sequence ATGAACTTGTCATTTCTTCACCGTTATCTGCCCACCCTGATAGTTTTATGTGCCATATTATATCTGTCCCTGGCGCCGGCTCCCATACCCGATGCAGATAAACTACATTTATTCAAAGGAGCGGATAAAGTAGTGCATTTTTGTATGTATGGAGGATTAATCCTTGTTTTTTGTTTCGACCTGTATCGTCAGGACCCGTTCAATAAATACAGAACACAGCAAACAATCATCGCGTGCATCTCAGCTATTTTACTCGGAGGGGGGATAGAACTGTTACAAGGGTATATGGGAATGGGACGTTCAGCGGATTGGTATGACTTTGCAGCCAACAGTGCCGGAGCTATTACCGGATTACTATGCAGCCACTACCTGATAAGAAGATGGCTTAGAAAGGTAAAAAAGTAA
- a CDS encoding sodium-dependent transporter translates to MSKERITFATKLGVVAATVGSAVGLGNIWRFPYETGQNGGGAFLLVYIACVLLLGIPVMTTEFSIGRASRSDANGAFKKLSPGTKWHYVGFLGIFASVFILGYYMVVAGWTAEYLYQSLTGGLLNKTPEDFRAELTAFTQSDYRPLIWVYLFILFNFLIISRGVQKGIEKASNFLMPLLFLIMLVFCIRSLFLHGAPEGLQYLFNPDFSKITPQVVLRAMGQAFFSMSLGMGILLTYGSYFRKNTSLVKTAGTVSLLDMVVAVLAGVIIFPAVFSFGISPSQGPELVFVTLPNIFGKMPAPVLWSSLFFLLLSVAALTSTISLCEVAVAFFIEQMKFTRRKATLLLTSIVFVLSTLCSLSSGSLSGVSIFGKNIFDFCDYISANILLPVSALLITVYAGWVLDRRILKDQLNNGGTLRVWYMRPLLFCIRYLAPVVITLIFLSGLGMF, encoded by the coding sequence ATGAGTAAAGAACGTATCACATTTGCTACTAAATTAGGTGTGGTCGCAGCAACTGTAGGTTCGGCGGTAGGTTTGGGCAATATATGGCGTTTCCCTTATGAGACAGGGCAGAACGGCGGCGGAGCTTTCCTGCTGGTATATATTGCTTGTGTTTTGTTATTGGGTATTCCTGTTATGACTACCGAATTTTCTATCGGGCGTGCATCTCGCTCCGATGCCAACGGAGCTTTCAAGAAGTTGTCACCGGGCACAAAGTGGCATTATGTAGGTTTTCTGGGTATTTTTGCTTCGGTTTTTATTCTGGGGTATTATATGGTCGTAGCAGGTTGGACGGCCGAATACCTGTACCAGTCATTAACGGGGGGATTATTGAACAAGACGCCCGAAGATTTCAGGGCGGAGCTTACCGCGTTTACTCAAAGTGATTACCGTCCGTTGATATGGGTATATCTCTTTATCTTGTTTAATTTCCTGATCATTTCGAGAGGAGTGCAAAAGGGAATAGAGAAAGCATCTAATTTCCTGATGCCGTTACTTTTTCTTATTATGTTGGTTTTCTGTATCCGGTCTCTGTTTCTTCACGGGGCGCCTGAAGGATTGCAATATTTGTTTAATCCTGATTTTTCTAAAATAACTCCTCAGGTGGTACTGAGGGCTATGGGACAGGCTTTTTTCTCTATGAGCCTGGGAATGGGAATATTATTGACATACGGTTCTTATTTCCGTAAAAATACGTCATTGGTGAAAACAGCAGGGACTGTTTCATTATTGGATATGGTGGTTGCCGTACTGGCCGGTGTTATTATATTTCCTGCCGTGTTTTCTTTCGGTATCAGTCCCTCTCAAGGTCCCGAGCTGGTATTTGTTACGTTGCCCAATATTTTCGGTAAAATGCCTGCTCCGGTACTTTGGTCGTCATTGTTTTTCTTACTGTTGTCCGTCGCTGCTCTTACTTCCACTATTTCATTGTGTGAAGTAGCCGTGGCTTTTTTCATAGAACAGATGAAATTTACCCGGCGGAAAGCTACGCTTTTACTGACAAGTATCGTATTTGTTTTAAGTACGCTTTGTTCTCTTTCTTCAGGTTCGTTATCGGGTGTGTCCATATTCGGAAAGAATATATTCGATTTTTGCGATTACATATCGGCTAATATTCTGTTACCCGTGAGTGCATTACTGATTACTGTTTATGCAGGTTGGGTTCTGGACCGCCGGATATTGAAAGATCAGTTAAATAACGGCGGGACGTTACGTGTCTGGTATATGAGACCGTTATTGTTTTGTATCCGTTATCTGGCTCCGGTAGTGATAACTCTTATATTTTTATCCGGTTTGGGAATGTTTTGA